The window aattgatcaaacaaatatttgattcgGGGtaatggatacttattctttactgtcaCTTTATTCAACTTTATGTAATCGATGCAAAGTTTCATGCTCCCATCCTCTTTCTTAACAAATAGTACAGGCACGCCCCacggagagaaactagggcgcaTAAATCCTTTGTATAGTagctcttgaatttgatcttttaattctttcatttcaacaGGTGCTAGGCGATATGGTACCATAATAgcaaattccacctctcgctcgggtcgGATACCGGAAACATCGTCAGAGAACACGTCCGAAAAGTCCTTGACAATCTCCACATCCTCGATCGATCGATTGTCAGTATTGGGTCTAGATATAATACTAGCAAGAAAAACTTGGCAGCCTCTTCGGATAAGCTTTTTTGCACGAATGCATGAAATGATATGAGGCATTTGATTGTTTTGTGCAGCCTCAAAGATGAATGCTTTCACATTGGGCGGTATAATAGATACTGAACTCCGTCGAAAATCATTAGTAGCCCCATTGAATGTGAGTCAATCCATGCCCAAAATAATATCGAACTCGGTCATTGGTAATACAATAAGGTCCGCCCGTATaacattctttttcaatttgaGTTCCACATCCTTAACCATGCTTGTAGAGACCAGATGTTCACCTGAAGGCGCTGTAACTCTGAATTCCGACTCTACGTCCACTGGTAAGATTCCCAATTGCTTCACGAGGGattcagatatgaaagaatACGTAGCTGCAGAATCTAGCAAAGCGTAAGTAGCTACGCCTGCTAACAAAATTCGTCCTAATAATATTTGCATTATACAAGATTGAGgccataaaatttaaaaatttcatatcatCTAGGCCCTTTCTAGTTTCCCATATTAGAATTTCAACcccttaaattttgaaaattgcaaagTGACcccttaaatttttgaaaatttgcaaTTTAGTCCTAGGGAATTTTGAATCTTGCCATTTTAACCCCTTAAACAATTTTGAATTATACTAAGTTTTCCTCCATGATTTTCGAGAATGGCTATTTAGTCCCTCAAGTCAATCTTCTACAATTTGATGCCCATAGCTAATGCTTGCAAAAATTCTATGCCTAATACCTTAGAATTTGAAACATGCAATTCTAAATCATCAAGTTCAATGCATCTCGATTTAATTCTAGCAtccatgctttttttttttttctagcaATAAATCTATATAAAACGCTTAAATAGTTGGAGTACCTGCAATATGCATAGTGTCTGGCTCCGTTTGCTCGTCATGCATTACGTAAGCCCTTCCAGTCGTGGGTTGTTTAAGGTTCGGGCAATCACCAGCCTTATGCCCCATTCCTCCATACTTGAAGCACTTGTAGGTGCCCCACATGCATTTGCCATTGTGATGGCAATCGCACTCCTTGCAAAGTGTCTTCTCAGCAGTCTTTGGGACGTTTTCTATAGGTTGATGTCCTCGTGGTTTGTATTTTCCTATCCGCTTCGGTGGTCCTGTAAATGGCTTCTTGTCTACTGACTTGATTGCTAGGCACGATTCCTCTTGCGCTGCATTTCCCATTCAATATCCTTCAAATATTGCTCGGCTCGAAAATCTTTAGAAACAGTAATAGTATAGTCCATAGGATCAGTCAGCATCACGTCTCGACGGACAGTCTCCACGGATCGTCGGCCTCAAACCATCCAAGAAATGTCGTATTTTTCTGCAGCATCATTGGCAATCAGAGGCACAAAATGACatcccctatcaaacttctacacaaacTCAACAATAGTCAAGTCCCTCTGGCGGATACTCGTAAACTCTCTTTTCAAACTCGAACGAACGTCGGTAGTGAAATATTTATCATAGAATATCCTCTTGAAATCCTTCCATGTCAGAGTCGCTAGATTCACTCCTCGTtccgctccctcccaccataaagaagcttCGCCCTTCAGCAGATATATGGTACAACGAACTTGGTTAGCGTCCGCCATATCCATTTACCTAAAGAGCACCTCTAAAGATCTAATCCATCTCTCATCCACaaatggatcagtagtgccaaAAAAATCCACGGGATCCATCCTAAATCGCTCATAGACTGTCGGGACCCGGACactaatcattttcttaatcattcttgggattaaatggatcaatcAAATCAGTTGggtcaaaaaaattttttttttaaaaaggcgAACCCATCATAACAAATGTTGAAAATACTACAAAAGTTATGCTTAATTTTATGTACTGAACAAAATTAAGTTCAATATCTACAACATGATTCAGAATACAAAACATGTTTAACAAAAAAACATACATTAGTGTTTATCAACTACATATCAGAGTTGTACAACTAGTTCTACTTCTAAGtccgaatcaccactctaatctcgatctgTCATCCTcgtcttgaccctgatcctgtcccacctgttgtcatgcataCATACAAATACAacaacagtcggataactccggtgagaataattcccagtataaacaatgcatacatgcatttcatacaaacatatacaaaaacatATAACATTTATCACTAGCATGTATCAAATCTGAAGACATGAaacgatataaaactgtaaatccaACTCTTAGACTCTTAATCTCtgactcgactcttatctagtctagggatcctggTTCCCGGAGAGTTGGCACCTTATATCGAATCTCTGCAATAAGAGTCGATCTACTCATAtgcacatcgatataaccaaacatccagtgtctggGCACCTTTGCCAAAGACTCGTTCTCGATGTCCATCTTCTATTCTccgcttttctataaatcaatagaaataGCTTTCACATTAAAGTAATACAAAGGTATAAAAACGATAACAtttaagtatgtggttttgggaaactcaagtcgaatctaactcgagtcatatCTCCcgatttaacattgatttattcGTTGACGAAGTCGAGATCTTGCAGTCGAAGCTGTCAacactcaatctggcaatgacattCGAAATGCAACATATCAACATACCACTCAAATCAAGACTTGCtttgatcaatattcaatctatgTAACTGTCGACGGCATAAAGGCACAATCTCGATACCCAACCAGTCAAACAACAATAAGATACAATCTTAACAATCTTAATCATCAACAATACAATCCATAATCTCAAATCTGCACAATTCCATTCCAATATAGGCTGGAAAAAATCACAAGTGCATATAcggtctgttcttcgatccggttttgATTATACGATTACCAATATCTTGAGAATGCATAATACAGATCAAATCATAATTCCTCCtatacataaatttcaaaccatgctagatatcaataaaacttacatcctcttgaagttCTTGGCGAGAGGAGCACAGAACTGTGTTATGATCAAAATTCTGATGGACGGATCTTGAACAATCAAATTTATAAGAATTAATGAAGCTTGAGGGGATAATTCTATGGATCTCTTGGTTTTCCTTCTGGAATTGCTAATGGAAATGAAGGAGAATTACACTCTTTAACCTGCATGACAAGACAACTGTCGATTTCCATTTagcatgtctcgcgcatatgcgcgagactttctGTCCCCGCACTTGGACAACTCgatctgctcgcgcatatgcgcgccttagctcgcgcatatgcgcgaggtcttctgcctcggcGAAtggctgctcgcgcatatgcgtgcctcttctcacgcatatgcgcggggtttGCTGGCCTCACGCATAAACcatgcttttttttttagtCACTTTCATTTCTTGAACTTTAGCCCATGAAATCTTTATTAGTTGAAATTCTATCAATTGATAAAATGTCGAAGTACAATATTACGaactcgggcattacaattctcccaaAATCGCATGCAAGAAAATCATAGGATAAATGAAGacataacagaagctaaataagaaactcacatcagtgaaatagcACTGGAAATTTCTGtttcatatctgattcagtctcccaggtagcttttTCAATGTCATGTCAtttccactgaactttcacaagcggaatagtcttcgttctgagttgcttGTCTtgacgatcaagaatctgaattggcttttcaaaataactcagagtTTCATCGAGTTCGGCCTCATCAGGCGGAAGAATATGAGAAGCATCAGGACCATATTTCCgcagcatcgatacatgaaaaacatcatgaattCCAGCTAGAGATGGAAGAATAGCAAGCCAATAGGCACGATCACCTATCTTTTCCAGAATATTCTATGGCCCAATACAACGTGGagactgaaacgtctgcctttctttttcttaaaatgtgctggattttttttttgacactATATCTCGGccaataacataaaaatattttaccaaatattttaaaaccatAATTCAACCAAATaagtatttaaaaatcaaaggaaatgtcaaaacatgaaattgtCAACTGTTTTACCAAGCCTATAAAGCAATAAACGTGATATGTACCATCCTCTCAAAAAACCACtctaaagcataaataaatggtctaaaaatcttttaacgtaAAATCGTAATCATGTATCATAAGTGCGAAAATAGTataagcgttggtcctcgggttgtgtgcacagACATTCCAGCATAATCAACCGTCGATACCTCCAGTAATATTAACATCGTCattacctgcatccatcacacctaatgagtctaaagactcaacacaccatcatCTTGATACCGAATAATATGTTTAAAACCACATGcaatagtgaaaatacttttccgtaaaaataacattttcatggcatggatgaattttaaaacataagcattttcatgatgcataagctgttaaaaacattttcatgatcctttttcctcaacatgacataacataaagcctttttcatgatcataaacattttccttttccattgttgaattcagatcgttgattgtgactttcctcaatcctcaaaagtcgatggatccatctacatgaaaccacagtactgagcgGCGTGGATATCAGCGACACAAgatcgtcaactgagccttggcctatcctcaatCATATCCTCATATCCCCATATCCTCATAGTCACAACTACTTCACTTTCATCAacgttttcatattttcatcccTTTATCAAATCATGCAAGAATATCATTTTTcctttgaaaccaagcatgcagcatgtattttaaatgtcaactttaaatcataaaaatccatggacatttaaaatcataattcaacatgtaaaatttcgtaaacctttaaaaataatcataatagtataaaaacagcatttagagcactgccatgacgtttactaattttcagtgtaaaaagatcgttttacccctggacgtaaaattctTTGAATTTGACTTTTCCatgatttcattgactctaacatatcccaaataattatttaagcttaaattaaaattctcataattttatttagcttaaaaacaagtctttttaatttatctttaattaatcattttgacgacatttttaatcttgaaaaatcccaaactttagaataaaattcttgaacataaaactttgacttttaatattattttagcccttatggaccaacatcctagagtaccctactggaccttTAGATCACTTAGAAGCCTTtccaaacaaaaaaacaaagccCCACTCCCAACCCCAAATCTGGCCGAGAACCCCACTAGTGATAGAACTCTCCCTCTTTGCTTCCAGGACCTTGCCAGCGAGCCCAGGCCCTGAACCACTCACTCTCAAAACCTTCCTAAGACTCTAAAGCCTCGCCCTAGCCCAGACCctgagccctggaccgagcccTTCCACACCTGCAATCTGCGCGAAGCCTGCACAAATTTGTACAacttctcgggtaggagtccttgattgcaaggactcctcccagccctttTAATCAGAGACCTAGCTTGGATAGGACTCTCCCCTTGACACAACCAGACCCTAGGCCATCCCTGAACCCAAGCCAAGACCAGCCCTCCCCTTAGAACATGAAAGCCGAACCCCAAAGCCCCATGACAGAAAAAAACGAATTATGTGCATATCTTGTGGTGCagcgatttgtgtgtgtttaggACCTTTTAAAACCGTGCAACAACGTCTCTTGATCATAAcctaacatcatggcagcctcttacaacataaaacatgaatttaaatcatAGAATCATGAGTTTACCTCTTGTGCATGCCATGAATCCGAAAATACAGAAAAATATgctcatgttcttcatgcatacaatatttaaaacaatattatgaatgatggatgagaaaaggagatgtatggcgtgcctttgcgttttatacgcacgaattaacgttgacgacgaagaacggggaAGAACCTTTGCTTTGAATCCACTTGAACCTCACGAAGAAACCCTTCAACTTGTGGTGCGTGTGAGGGGGTGGTGGGGAGAGTTTTCTGAATTTTaaagtgtgtggccgtgtggTTGTTGCAAGGTGTAGGGTTTTAGGtgctttaatatattatatacactaattaaattactaactaggCTTTAGGCATATTAAGACAATCAAATTAATTCCATTAGTCtcaattaggatttaattaaatcataaaaatgattttgataaaataagtttCTGAATTTGATAGCCGGGTTACTAAAAAGTTCATATCTTTGTTGAAAAacccaacaccgataaaatttatatcccggcgtataaaatcacctcaaaatcctttattttcaaaaatatgaaaaagctacactcatattttaaataatttaaaacaattatttaataaaaacattttacgttttttcaACCCTCGATCCccattcctcgatcgtcacttgaaaaatccttaaaaatacagttttattcatgatgataataaaatcatatttaacatataagcatgtatgtcacataatcaattagcaattaaaatcagttaattactcatttttcatgtctactagattcgcatgcagttggattacgtcttctttaattttggaccttacaattcctcccctcctTAAATAGAAttccgtcctcgaaattagaacttaccgaataattcttgatagcgactcttcaagtctctttcgatttcccaagtagcttcctcttccgagtgattcagccacttgacattgatcattggaatgactttgtttcgcaatcttctttcttgtcttattaagatttggacaggtctttcttaatatgtcatatttggagttagttgaagtggttcataatttagcacatgtgacggaatcgacatgtacttccgcagcattgaaatgtggaacacattgtgaactcctgaaAGTGCTGGTGGCAATgtcactctataagctagtgtctcaattctctccaaaatctcgaacggaccaataaatcttgggtTTAGCTTCCTTTTTTTGCCAAAatgcataacacccttcataggtgctattttcacaaatacatggtcgcccactgcaaactccaagtcccttcgtctcttgtcagcataacttttctgtcgacttTGTGCAGTTCTCATTCTCTCACtgattttgactataagctcggtagtctccTCAATCACATCTGGgtcaatctctcttctttccccaacctcgtcacaatgtataggagatctacatttctttccataaagtgcctcaaaaggagccatcccgattgatgattgatagctattgttgtaggtgaactccactagaggtaattttggttcccaactgccttggaaatcaacaacacatgctcgcagtagatcttcaaaaatttgaataactctttcggactgaccatcggtttgaggatgaaatgttgtactgaataatagtttggtccccatcgctgcatgaagactcttccaaaaagatgacgtaaatctcggGTCTCTCTCAGACACAATAGATACCGGAATCCCATGCAGaagaactatctctcgaatatataagtcAGCGTACTTAATCATGGTGAAtttcgtcttaataggtagaaaatgcgctgatttcgtaagacgatcaactatcacccatatggcGTTCAACCCCTTAACAGTCTTCGGTAATCCCACAACGAAGTCCATAGTaatgttttcccatttccactcgggaatggggagtggcttaagttttctcgctggtctttgatgctccgcttttacttgctggcaattcaaacactcggatacaaatctcagaatgtccctcttcatgcctggtcaccaatataacaactgcaaatcttttacatcttcgtacttcccggatggatggagtatggtgagtcatgagcttccttcacaataagatctctcaaagaatcgttaCTAGTAACtcataaccgatctcgataacgaactataccatccacctttgcatataatttccgacccttggcttcatctctagctctccacttttgcaattgctcatcagtggactgcccatcacgaattctatctctcaaagtcgactttactgataatgtggcaagattaggggcctcgcccctagcatacactctAAGCTCAAACCGTTGTATCTCGAattgcaacggtctttggagtgatagatgagtgataactgctgcttttctacacAACGCATcagccactacattagcttttctcggatggtagctaatgtcgcaaTCGTAATCCTTTACTGACTCAAGTCAtctgcgttgtctcatattcaacttcTTTTGgatgaagaagtatttcaaacatTTATGGTCGatgaatatcttgcacttctctccataaaggtagtgtctccaaatttttagtgcaaagaccacaactgcaagctcaagatcatgagtagggtagttcttctcatgaattttcagttgtctcgacgcataggcgaTAAATCGAtcgttttgcatcagaactgcgcccaaaccaagtttagaagcgtcggtataaagaacatactccccttgccccgatggcatagataataCTGGTGCcgatatcaaggcttgcttcaaattgtcaaaactgtcttgacactcgggtccccaaacaaaatttgcattcttctttgtcaaagcggtcataggtaccgctatagatgataacccctgaataaacttgcgcTAATAGcaagctagtcccaagaaactgcgaatctcggtaacactcttcggtactggccactcttacACTGCCTCAACTTCGCTTGGATCATCTTCAATGCCATCGCTAGAAATGaagtggcctaagaatgccactttatcaagccaaaactcgcacttgctgaattttgcataaagctttctgtcttgtagtacttgcagtgctgtcctcaaatgacgactatgctcctctttgttcctcgaatagatcaatatatcaacaatgaagactataatgaactgatccagatacggctgaaatacgcgattcatgagatccatgaagatcgccggcgcattagtcagaccgaatggcatggccataaactcatagtgcctaTATCTAGTACGAAATGCCGTCTTGGGAACATCcgactcttttactttcaactgatggtacccaaatcgaagatcaatcttagtaaatatcgatgctccttgcaactgatcaaataaatcattaattcttggcagtggatacttatttttgatagtgacccttttgagctctcgataatcaatgcatagaCGCAAattaccatctttcttcttcacaaataataccggtgcgccccatggagaataactagggcgaataaaacccttatctagtAGTTCTcggatttgatcttttagctCTTTCATGGCAGGTGCTAGACGGTAAGGTGCTTTTGATATAAAAACTGTGCCCGGCATTAGATCAATAGataattccacttcacgatagGGTGGAATGCCTGAAACGTTCttgggaaagacgctaggaaaatcacTGACAATctcaacatcttctaacttttgactgataggagcatgtgtggtagtgacacatgctagaaaatctTGGCATCCTCGTTTAATAagtttcctcgcacatagacaagagataatgtgcggcatttgtttGATTCTCGCCGCCTCGAAGACAAAACGTTTACCACCAGGTGGTCTGATAGATACTgatcgctgacgaaaatcaatcgaagctccattcgctgataaccaatccatcccgagaataatatcaaattcaggcatagggaACACGATAAGATATGCCCAAAATATGTCTTTgtataaacgaagctccagattcttgactattttagacgtgagcattagatcaccggaaggaatacaaactttgaaacccaaacccatatcttgaggagaaatattcaatcttttgatgaaggtttcagatatgaaagagtgtgtagctcccgagtctaaaagtgcataggttgccacaccttgaatgataatcctccctgcggtgaacacgtcttttaaaatcttttcgtgttgaacttaaggatttactatcattaatttttccaaaaatatatgAAGATTgtgtgttgaacttaagcatttcgtgaaaattatattttagccCCTTACAttctcgaaattttttttttttgcataccAGTACcaaatttttaggaaaattgcAATTTGGCCCTTAAATTCTCGGAAGTTTTCACTTTAGTCcctaaaattttagaaaattacatCTTGGTCCTTAAGGATTGGTAATTGCATTAGAGTCCCttatcttttggttaattgcAAATTGGTCCTTCATCTTTCGAAAATTACGTTTTAAACCCTTATGATTTCGAAATTTACAATCAAGTCCCTTACTCTTTCGAAAATTGCTCAATTGACCcctaaaaattcgaaattttgcCCAAATCCCTTAACTATGattcttctttaattttggccctatGACTTTTATTGGAATAACATATCTTCCAAATAAATTAAGGCACAAAATTCAATACTCagttctatggtttctaaaatcataacttaagtcCAACTAAGTAGAATATGCAACCTAATTTCTACTAGGTTAACTTGTTCCCAATTCAACTcaaataaccaatttaacatttcatgcaataataagcaatataaaaatgttaaatgactaagTTACCCGTGATAAGTGTAGTGTCTACTTCTTCCTCCGCTTCTTCAACATTCATAATGTAAGCTCGTgccgtagtagctgctttcctctttgggcaatcagcgGCCTTGTGTTCATTATCCATGCAGTAGAAGCACTTGAATGTCCCTCATTCACATTTGCTAAGATGTaagcgattgcactccttgcgtGGTTGCCTCTCAGCAGGCTGTGGTGCTCCTTGATTTTGTGGACTTTGCTGTCCTTGCTTCTTGTTTTGACCTTGGGGATTTTGAGGACCTTGatgtctaggaggacccgtatacTGTTTCTTGTTTGGCTGATTGTTATTATGGTGCTGTTGCCTCTTGCGTTGCATTTCAAACTCAATGTCCTTCAAAGCTTGTTCAGACCTGAATGCACATGTGGTAGCAGTAGCGTAGTCTAAATGATGCATCATCATGACATTATTCCGTAaggtaggtcgtagaccatccatgaagtgtctaagcttctcAGCAGGATCCCCCGCgataaggggcacaaagtgacaacccctatcaaatttcttcacataATCCGCAACAGTCaagtctccctgacggaggctcataaactccctctttagtcgtcctctaacatcagcagtaaaatatttctcatagaaaATCTCGTTGAATTGAGGCCAAGTGATAGTAGCAAGGTTAACACCGTGCTCGGCTCCTTGCCACCATAAAGAAGGATCATCCCTAAACATGTAAGTGGCACACCTCACATGGTCAGTATCCCCCATATTCAAATAACGGaagtgtacctcgagtgaacgAATCCAGCTTTCAGCAGCaagggatcggtggtgccagaaaactcCCTTGGCCCTAGCCTTCGGAACTGATCATAGATATCATGTggtggcctaggtgcctgctgtAGCTGCTGCTATAACTTCTGTAGCTGTAGCTGTAACTGCTGccgctgtaactgctgctgctgtaactgttgctcgaaTAGACGAGCCATCCCTTCTAATGCATGAGTAGCAGCATCTcctggaggtggtggtggtggtgcattcccttggtgattcacactgttctctgctTGGTTCTCATTAacaggggcacgtctaggaggcattttatctgaacgattttcaaattctaacgtaacctacatgcatttaaatctacgttttctaatcatgtgacatttCCTTactcattttagcaatttaagcatgcatgACATATTTACTTAAAAAActagtaaacatgtaacgtacACATATTACTCATGTCATCAAGCAGGTATTATCATAATGAATGATATAAAGCATGTAAGAACTTAcaaacttgaggcttgacgactgatctttccggtgctgatggtggcacaaccctttatagGACATTTTCTCTGATACCAACAGAAACGTCtccctttctttttcttaaaatgtgctagaaactttttttttttacactaaATCTCGGccaataacataaaaatattttaccaaaTATTTTGCATCATTTTAAAACCATAATTCAACCAACTaagtatttaaaaatcaaagggaatgtcaaaacatgaaatcgtcaactgTTTTACCAAACTTATAAAGCAATAAACGTGATATGTACCATCATCTCAAAAAACCACtctaaagcataaataaatggtctaaaaatttttaacataaaatcgtaatcatgtatcataagtgcggaaatagtagaagcgctggtcctcgggttgtgtgcaccgacagtccagcaaaatcaACCGTCAATACCTCCACTAATATTAACATCGTCattacctgcatccatcacacctattgagtctaaagactcaacacaccatcatCTTGATACCGAATAATatgtataaaaccacatgcaacagtgaaaatacttttacgtaaaaataacattttcatggcATGGATGAACTTTAAAACATAAGCGTTTTCGTGATGCATAAGCtcttaaaaacattttcatgatcctttttcctcaacatgacataacataaagcctttttcatgatcataaacattttccatttactttgttgaattcagatcgttaattgtgactttcctcaatcctcaaaagtcgatggatccatctacatgaaaccacagtactaggcggctgggacatcagcgacacaagatcgtcaactgagccttggcctatcctcaatcatatcctcatatcctccTAGTCACAACTACTTCACTTTCATCAacgttttcatattttcatcactttataaaatcatgcaagaatatcattttatctttgaaaacaagcatgcagcatgtattttaaatgtcaactttaaatcataaaaatccatggacatttaaaatcataattcaacatgtaaaatttcgtaaacctttaaaaataatcataatagcataaaaacagcatttagagaactgccatgacgtttattaattttcagtgtaaaaagatcgttttacccctggacgtaaaattatttgaatttgactttttcATGATTTCATTGA of the Primulina huaijiensis isolate GDHJ02 chromosome 1, ASM1229523v2, whole genome shotgun sequence genome contains:
- the LOC140971491 gene encoding uncharacterized protein → MGNAAQEESCLAIKSVDKKPFTGPPKRIGKYKPRGHQPIENVPKTAEKTLCKECDCHHNGKCMWGTYKCFKYGGMGHKAGDCPNLKQPTTGRAYVMHDEQTEPDTMHIAGRILLAGVATYALLDSAATYSFISESLVKQLGILPVDVESEFRVTAPSGEHLVSTSMVKDVELKLKKNVIRADLIVLPMTEFDIILGMD